In Verrucomicrobiota bacterium, one DNA window encodes the following:
- the larE gene encoding ATP-dependent sacrificial sulfur transferase LarE, which produces MTQTLEKLEALKSKLHGMGRVLLAYSGGVDSSFLLKVAHDCLGANCLGIIADSPSIPRRELDDAVRLAKEIGAHLRIVKTGELENGDYADNPPNRCYFCKHELFDQMTQIAQAEKWDTLVYGEMADDVGDFRPGAAAAVEFAVRAPLKEVGMTKVEIRALSKQLDLPTADKPAMACLSSRIPHGEPVTQEVLGMIEMAEEFLSSLGFHEFRVRHHRMSGNGMALARLELAPDELARATDPVMRGEIAA; this is translated from the coding sequence ATGACACAAACACTCGAAAAGCTGGAAGCTCTGAAGAGCAAATTGCACGGGATGGGGCGTGTGCTTTTGGCTTACTCAGGAGGAGTGGACAGTTCATTTTTACTCAAAGTGGCTCATGACTGCCTCGGTGCAAATTGTCTGGGCATCATTGCAGACAGTCCCAGTATCCCCCGGCGGGAACTTGATGACGCCGTGCGCCTGGCAAAAGAAATCGGGGCCCACCTCAGGATTGTGAAAACTGGGGAGCTTGAGAATGGGGATTATGCGGACAATCCCCCGAATCGTTGTTATTTTTGTAAACATGAACTTTTTGACCAGATGACGCAAATTGCGCAGGCTGAGAAATGGGATACACTTGTTTATGGTGAAATGGCCGATGATGTGGGCGATTTCAGGCCGGGTGCAGCCGCTGCTGTGGAATTTGCCGTTCGTGCCCCGTTGAAGGAGGTCGGGATGACCAAAGTGGAGATCCGGGCTTTGAGTAAACAATTAGACCTTCCTACCGCCGATAAACCGGCCATGGCTTGTCTCTCATCACGTATTCCCCATGGTGAACCCGTCACGCAGGAGGTGCTGGGTATGATTGAAATGGCTGAGGAATTCCTGTCTTCGCTGGGGTTCCACGAATTTCGTGTCCGCCACCACCGGATGAGCGGGAATGGGATGGCCTTGGCGCGGCTGGAACTCGCCCCTGATGAGTTGGCCCGAGCCACAGATCCTGTCATGCGAGGGGAAATTGCGGCGG
- a CDS encoding cation:proton antiporter: MEETSVFASLAIMIAATVLVALVFHRLRQSMIIAYFVSGVVIGPGCLNFVHDEELISLMAEVGVIVLMFTLGIEFSLAKLKRLKHAALRGGTFYVFSLMGGALAVVYSMQQIFAHGSLGMGLILGLVLAMSSTAIAIRMLDESGQINTAQAQLAIGTSIFQDIIVVPAMIIIPAVISGGDNVTGTLWMAFVKAVLFLLFAYLLAKFVIPFILEYVADTRSRELFTIMVLGLCLGIAFVGNLLGLSLALGAFVAGLVVSESIYSHKILADILPFKDFFLSIFFVSAGMLLNTEFLFTHLGWVLLIAGLAILSKYIIGFIGGLLSGYTPRVSSIASMSLATVGEFSFVLLQWGKSKGYIGDDLFQLLLSVTLVTMGVVPILWKWAMPLAKWMEKLPFINSVHGSPMSFHETVEELNNHAIICGCGPVGQKLVDYFKATHKPFLVLEMNAGTVKALRQDGVFALYADAAQTETHSLARTKEARSLIITIPDMDIASAIVTTARKINRNLYIVARVKFSAQAEALQKLGVDSVILDEREAGLEVLRRIMVREGDDPLDAIKEIRELRIAEGDGII; encoded by the coding sequence ATGGAGGAGACCTCGGTATTTGCCAGTTTAGCGATTATGATTGCTGCCACAGTGCTGGTGGCATTGGTATTCCACCGCCTTCGGCAGTCGATGATTATCGCCTATTTTGTCAGTGGAGTGGTTATTGGACCGGGTTGCTTGAATTTTGTCCATGACGAGGAGTTGATTTCGTTAATGGCCGAGGTAGGGGTAATCGTGCTGATGTTTACCCTAGGAATCGAATTCTCGCTAGCGAAACTCAAGCGTTTGAAGCATGCCGCTTTGCGCGGGGGGACTTTTTATGTTTTCAGTTTAATGGGCGGGGCCTTGGCCGTGGTTTACTCGATGCAACAAATCTTTGCCCACGGTTCCCTCGGGATGGGGTTGATTTTGGGGTTAGTCCTAGCCATGAGCAGTACGGCTATCGCTATCCGTATGCTTGACGAAAGCGGGCAGATTAATACGGCCCAAGCACAGTTAGCGATCGGAACGAGTATTTTCCAGGATATCATTGTAGTCCCAGCCATGATCATCATTCCTGCCGTGATTTCCGGCGGGGATAATGTAACAGGAACCCTCTGGATGGCCTTTGTTAAAGCCGTTCTTTTCCTTTTATTTGCGTATCTCTTAGCTAAATTCGTCATCCCTTTTATCCTGGAATATGTCGCTGACACGCGGAGCCGTGAGCTTTTTACGATAATGGTGCTCGGGTTATGTCTGGGGATTGCTTTTGTGGGGAATTTGCTCGGGTTATCCCTTGCATTGGGTGCCTTTGTCGCGGGGTTAGTCGTCAGCGAATCCATTTATAGTCATAAAATCCTTGCGGATATCCTGCCGTTTAAAGATTTTTTTCTCAGTATTTTCTTTGTTTCCGCGGGTATGTTGTTGAATACGGAATTCCTTTTCACTCATCTCGGGTGGGTACTCTTGATTGCAGGGCTGGCTATTCTGTCGAAGTATATTATCGGGTTTATCGGAGGATTATTAAGTGGGTACACCCCCCGGGTGAGTTCCATCGCTTCCATGTCATTGGCGACCGTAGGGGAGTTCTCGTTTGTCCTTTTACAATGGGGAAAATCAAAGGGGTATATCGGGGACGATTTGTTCCAGCTTTTACTTTCTGTCACATTGGTGACAATGGGGGTGGTACCTATCCTATGGAAATGGGCGATGCCATTAGCCAAATGGATGGAGAAATTACCCTTTATCAATAGTGTCCATGGTTCCCCAATGTCATTCCACGAGACTGTCGAGGAACTGAATAACCACGCCATTATTTGTGGGTGCGGCCCGGTGGGACAGAAGCTAGTGGATTATTTTAAAGCGACGCATAAACCCTTCCTCGTGCTTGAAATGAATGCGGGCACTGTGAAAGCCCTCCGACAGGATGGGGTTTTTGCGCTTTATGCCGATGCAGCCCAGACCGAGACACATAGCCTCGCGAGGACAAAAGAAGCGCGTTCCCTGATTATTACAATTCCTGACATGGACATAGCCTCGGCCATTGTGACCACCGCCCGGAAAATCAACAGGAACCTCTATATTGTGGCCCGGGTTAAATTTTCCGCTCAAGCCGAGGCATTACAAAAGCTCGGTGTGGACTCTGTAATCCTGGATGAACGAGAAGCCGGGCTCGAGGTTCTCCGCCGGATTATGGTGCGTGAAGGTGATGATCCCTTGGATGCCATCAAGGAAATCAGGGAACTCAGGATCGCCGAGGGAGATGGGATCATCTAG
- a CDS encoding S41 family peptidase — translation MRRLFPPIYITVFLIFMAAPAVFMHAQSPKKQTEAAISVKKGLNDTELSEVVGILKSKFAMPSAVTDASLDAAALAGIVASLSPGLEVSDKKPELVNQPGPSPSRSELMPGDISYVYLADFSPESIKILEDAVSKMPVTTKGFIIDTRFSKSVDFKAAAEAASFFVGPGRNLFKLQNAQNVVTRTYVTAQNPKSNLDIPVMILINSDTSGAPETFAFSLKEQNRGLLVGSQSSGKAALYNDMQLKNGRWLRIATEMALSSHGTPIFPKGIQPDISVDPALETERMILVQAATKNNISEWIIETDSRKRLTEASLVRNENPEIDNMIEAANNKKKENKTVEPATTAPRDRCLQRAIDVIKGIQVLNPSTPTQK, via the coding sequence ATGAGAAGATTATTCCCTCCCATATATATAACGGTTTTTTTGATCTTCATGGCCGCCCCGGCTGTGTTCATGCACGCCCAAAGCCCGAAAAAACAGACGGAGGCAGCCATTTCCGTCAAAAAGGGATTAAACGACACAGAGCTCAGTGAAGTCGTCGGCATCCTGAAGTCTAAATTTGCCATGCCCTCCGCCGTGACCGATGCGAGTCTAGATGCCGCTGCACTAGCAGGAATCGTGGCTAGCCTCTCGCCTGGACTCGAAGTTTCCGATAAAAAACCCGAGCTAGTAAATCAGCCAGGCCCCTCCCCTTCCCGCAGCGAACTCATGCCAGGAGATATATCCTATGTTTATTTGGCGGACTTCAGCCCGGAATCCATCAAAATACTCGAAGATGCCGTGAGCAAAATGCCTGTAACAACCAAAGGCTTTATCATCGATACACGATTTTCGAAAAGTGTAGACTTTAAAGCCGCTGCAGAAGCCGCTTCATTTTTCGTCGGTCCAGGGAGGAATCTTTTTAAACTTCAAAATGCCCAGAATGTCGTAACGCGCACTTATGTCACCGCCCAAAATCCTAAGTCAAATCTGGACATCCCGGTCATGATCTTGATCAATAGTGATACATCCGGGGCTCCGGAGACATTTGCCTTTAGCTTGAAAGAGCAAAACCGCGGATTACTCGTCGGGAGCCAATCTTCCGGTAAAGCCGCTCTCTATAATGATATGCAGCTCAAAAATGGGCGTTGGCTTCGGATTGCCACGGAAATGGCACTTTCATCCCATGGCACCCCCATTTTCCCCAAAGGCATCCAACCCGATATTAGCGTTGACCCCGCCCTTGAAACGGAAAGGATGATTCTTGTCCAAGCCGCTACCAAAAACAACATTTCCGAATGGATTATAGAGACCGATAGTCGCAAACGATTGACGGAGGCCAGCCTTGTCCGGAATGAAAACCCTGAAATCGATAATATGATCGAGGCGGCTAATAATAAGAAGAAGGAAAATAAAACCGTAGAACCGGCAACAACCGCTCCCCGAGACCGTTGCCTCCAGCGCGCCATTGACGTAATCAAGGGGATTCAAGTGCTTAATCCCTCTACCCCCACGCAAAAGTAA
- the argB gene encoding acetylglutamate kinase — protein MLNEIKYKAATLIEALPYIQKLRGQTVVIKYGGAAMEDPLLVESTLRDIVFLEAVGINPVIVHGGGKAISAEMQKAGLKPEFIEGMRVTDKASIDIVDSVLSNVINPAIVDKIMRLGGKAKGLSGKDIFEADKMWLEKTDGQKVDIGFVGEVHRVKAATLMDLIHQEIVPCISPVAKSKQGEVYNINADVAAAQTAIAVEAKKLIFISDVNGIMLDPKDANSVIPTLNIKEIQDLKKSGVISGGMLPKVNSCIKALESGVEKIHLIDGRIPHSMLLEIFTDSGIGTQILKS, from the coding sequence ATGCTTAATGAAATCAAATACAAGGCAGCGACCCTGATCGAGGCTCTCCCGTATATCCAGAAATTACGGGGACAAACCGTCGTCATTAAATACGGTGGAGCCGCCATGGAAGATCCCCTGCTCGTCGAGAGTACCTTACGGGATATTGTTTTTCTCGAGGCTGTCGGGATTAACCCCGTGATCGTTCACGGGGGAGGCAAAGCCATTTCCGCCGAAATGCAAAAAGCCGGATTAAAACCTGAATTTATCGAAGGCATGAGGGTCACAGACAAAGCCTCCATTGATATTGTGGATAGTGTGCTCTCAAACGTGATTAATCCCGCCATTGTGGATAAAATCATGCGTTTGGGTGGCAAAGCAAAAGGACTTTCCGGAAAAGATATTTTCGAGGCGGATAAAATGTGGCTAGAAAAGACTGACGGCCAAAAAGTCGATATTGGATTCGTCGGGGAGGTTCACCGCGTCAAGGCAGCCACACTCATGGATCTGATCCACCAGGAAATCGTCCCCTGCATTTCCCCTGTAGCCAAAAGTAAACAAGGCGAGGTCTATAATATTAATGCTGACGTCGCCGCCGCCCAGACAGCCATCGCGGTAGAGGCTAAAAAACTGATTTTTATCTCGGATGTAAATGGTATTATGCTCGACCCGAAAGATGCGAACTCGGTTATCCCGACATTAAACATCAAAGAAATTCAAGACCTGAAAAAAAGCGGGGTCATCTCCGGGGGGATGCTGCCGAAAGTTAATTCCTGCATCAAAGCCTTGGAAAGTGGGGTGGAAAAGATCCATCTTATCGACGGACGCATTCCCCACTCCATGCTCTTAGAGATATTCACCGACTCCGGAATCGGCACTCAAATCCTTAAATCATGA
- a CDS encoding aspartate aminotransferase family protein: MTTTQTPTPPANPAEQKILNDFEKYVVPSYGRTPLVLTKGDGRRVWDINGKGYLDFGGGIAVDCLGHAHPAMARAIAKQAKQLIHVSNLYYTESQGKLAKKLVKLMGPGKIFFCNSGAEANEGLYKLARIAANAKSKEGDERRYEIITALDSFHGRTMAGIAATGQEKIKKGFDPAVPGFVHVPYNDLEAAEKAITPRTAAILIEGIQGEIGIIPATAEYLLGLRKLCDKHGILLMIDAVQCGFWRTGKFQSYEKILEGHPDAEKFIPDAVSMAKSLGGGFPIGCFWIRKKYQDSLRPGMHGTTYGGNPLACAASLSVIKIIEKENLVENINTNGEYLLGKLRTLTGHNAIKTVRGFGFLIGIELTQEAKPVITALMEKGLIVIPSGTHRIRLLPAYNTTREEIDEAFGIISSVLKPGA, encoded by the coding sequence ATGACTACGACACAGACCCCCACTCCACCCGCAAATCCTGCGGAACAAAAAATCCTTAATGACTTCGAGAAATATGTCGTTCCTAGTTATGGAAGGACTCCCCTTGTATTGACCAAAGGTGACGGTCGCAGGGTATGGGATATTAATGGAAAGGGGTATCTGGATTTCGGAGGTGGGATCGCTGTCGATTGCCTCGGTCACGCACACCCGGCCATGGCACGTGCGATTGCCAAGCAGGCCAAACAACTCATTCACGTCTCTAACCTCTATTATACCGAATCCCAGGGGAAACTAGCCAAGAAACTCGTTAAACTCATGGGCCCGGGCAAAATCTTTTTCTGTAATTCCGGTGCGGAAGCTAATGAAGGCCTTTATAAACTCGCTCGGATCGCAGCTAATGCCAAAAGCAAAGAGGGTGACGAGAGAAGGTACGAGATCATTACAGCCCTCGACTCTTTCCATGGCCGGACTATGGCTGGTATTGCGGCGACGGGGCAGGAAAAAATCAAAAAGGGGTTTGATCCTGCCGTACCCGGATTTGTCCATGTCCCCTATAACGACCTTGAAGCAGCGGAAAAAGCCATCACCCCACGGACAGCCGCCATCTTGATCGAGGGGATCCAAGGCGAGATTGGAATCATACCGGCCACAGCCGAATACCTTCTGGGCCTGCGCAAATTGTGCGATAAACACGGAATACTCCTCATGATCGATGCTGTGCAGTGCGGTTTTTGGCGGACGGGCAAATTCCAGAGCTATGAAAAAATCCTAGAAGGCCATCCTGACGCTGAAAAGTTTATCCCCGATGCAGTTTCCATGGCAAAATCCCTCGGTGGTGGTTTCCCCATCGGATGCTTCTGGATCCGTAAAAAGTACCAGGACTCACTCCGACCCGGCATGCATGGCACGACTTATGGGGGAAACCCCCTGGCTTGTGCGGCCTCTTTGAGTGTGATTAAAATCATCGAAAAAGAAAATCTTGTAGAGAATATTAATACCAATGGTGAATACCTCTTGGGCAAATTGCGCACTTTAACCGGACACAATGCGATCAAGACCGTTCGCGGATTCGGATTCCTGATTGGTATTGAGCTTACTCAGGAAGCTAAACCCGTCATTACCGCCTTGATGGAAAAGGGATTAATTGTGATTCCGTCTGGAACACACCGGATCAGACTCTTACCCGCCTATAACACCACCCGCGAAGAAATCGATGAAGCCTTTGGCATCATTTCTTCTGTCCTGAAACCGGGTGCATAA